One window from the genome of Perca flavescens isolate YP-PL-M2 chromosome 17, PFLA_1.0, whole genome shotgun sequence encodes:
- the pde10a gene encoding cAMP and cAMP-inhibited cGMP 3',5'-cyclic phosphodiesterase 10A isoform X1, translated as MSKKRKSPDDQDFEESPPAGCSDQGLTDEKVKAYLSLHPQMLDDFVLESVSAETLDRWLKRKTSSRPADETSAKNVSRYQDTNMQGVVYELNSYMEQRLDTGGDNKLLLYELCNIIKTATKADGFALYFLGECNNSLCMFTPTGAKDGPPSLIPSGPIAFGTTIAAHVAKTHKTLLVEDIMGDERFPDGTGQDSGIHVHSVLCLPIITAIGDLIAILELQRQWGKEPFNLSHQEVATANLAWASVAIHQVQVCRGLAKQTELNDFLLDVSKTYFDNIVAIDSLLEHIMIYAKNLVNADRCALFQVDHNNKELYSDLFDIGEEKEGKPVFRKTKEIRFSIEKGIAGQVAQTGEVLNIPDAYADPRFNREVDLKTGYTTRNILCMPIVSRGTVIGVVQMVNKLSGSAFTKTDENNFKMFAVFCALALHCANMYHRIRHSECIYRVTMEKLSYHSICTSEEWKTLTQLNLPTPIYKEIEMFHFDISPFEEIWPAVFIYMVHNSCGKTSFELEKLCRFTMSVRKNYRRVPYHNWKHAVTVAHCMYVILQKTSGMFTELEKKGLLIACLCHDLDHRGYSNSYLQKFDHPLAALYSTSTMEQHHFSQTVSILQLEGHNIFSNLNSSEYEQVLEIIRKAIIATDLALYFNNHQQLTELLTSSVLDLNNHSHRSGHDTHRDRVIGLMMTACDLCSVTKQWQITRLTANDIYAEFWAEGDEMKKIGLQPIPMLDRDKKDEVPQGQVGFYNAVAVPCYTTLAELFPPSSPLLRACKENLCQWEKISRGEVQDILPIRPCDSGPVKVDN; from the exons aTGAAACATCAGCTAAAAACGTCAGCAGG TACCAGGACACAAATATGCAGGGTGTTGTGTACGAACTCAACAGCTACATGGAGCAGCGCCTGGACACTGGAGGAGACAACAAACTCCTGCTCTATGAGTTGTGCAACATCATCAAAACAG CAACAAAAGCAGATGGATTCGCACTTTACTTCTTGGGAGAATGCAACAAT AGTTTATGTATGTTCACTCCAACGGGTGCCAAGGATGGCCCTCCAAGCCTCATTCCCTCCGGCCCCATCGCATTTGGGACGACCATTGCCGCTCATGTTGCCAAGACTCACAAAACACTGCTAGTAGAGGACATCATGGGG GACGAGCGCTTCCCAGACGGCACAGGGCAGGACTCAGGGATCCATGTTCACTCTGTCTTGTGCCTCCCTATTATCACTGCCATCGGGGATCTCATTGCCATCCTGGAGCTGCAACGGCAGTGGGGCAAGGAGCCCTTCAACCTCAGCCACCAGGAG GTTGCAACTGCTAATTTAGCATGGGCATCAGTTGCCATTCATCAAGTACAG gTGTGCAGAGGCCTCGCCAAACAGACTGAGCTCAATGACTTCCTACTAGATGTGTCAAA AACATACTTTGATAACATTGTGGCAATAGATTCTCTACTTGAACATATTATG ATATATGCAAAAAACCTGGTGAATGCGGACAGGTGCGCACTCTTCCAGGTAGATCACAACAACAAAGAACTATACTCTGACCTGTTCGATATTGGGGAAGAGAAAGAAGGCAAACCTGTCTTTAGGAAAACCAAAGAAATTAG GTTTTCTATAGAGAAGGGAATAGCTGGCCAAGTGGCTCAGACAGGGGAAGTCTTAAATATCCCAGATGCCTATGCAGACCCCCGGTTCAACCG AGAGGTGGACCTCAAAACTGGCTACACCACGCGGAACATCCTGTGCATGCCCATCGTGAGCAGGGGGACCGTTATAGGTGTGGTACAGATGGTGAACAAGCTAAGCGGAAGTGCCTTCACTAAAACAGATGAGAACAACTTTAAGATGTTTGCTGTCTTTTGTGCTCTGGCCTTACACTGTGCAAAT ATGTACCACAGGATCCGGCACTCTGAATGCATTTACAGAGTGACGATGGAAAAGCTGTCTTATCACAGCATCTGCACATCAGAAGAATGGAAGACCCTCACCCAGCTCAACCTCCCTACACCCATTTATAAAGAGATCGAAAT GTTTCATTTTGACATCAGCCCCTTTGAGGAGATCTGGCCTGCTGTCTTTATCTACATGGTTCATAACTCCTGTGGAAAGACCAG CTTTGAGCTGGAGAAGCTGTGTCGGTTCACCATGTCTGTACGGAAGAACTACCGGCGTGTGCCCTACCACAACTGGAAGCATGCAGTGACGGTGGCCCACTGTATGTACGTCATCCTACAGAAAACCTCTGGGATGTTCACAGAGCTAGAG AAGAAAGGTCTGTTGATCGCCTGCCTGTGCCATGATCTGGACCATCGGGGGTACAGCAACTCATACCTGCAGAAGTTTGACCATCCGCTGGCTGCTCTGTACTCCACCTCCACCATGGAGCAACACCACTTCTCTCAGACCGTCTCCATCCTACAG CTGGAAGGGCACAATATTTTCTCCAACCTGAATTCCAGCGAGTACGAGCAGGTGTTGGAGATCATCCGGAAGGCTATCATTGCCACAGACCTCGCCCTGTACTTCAACAACCACCAGCAGCTGACGGAGCTGCTGACCTCGAGTGTGCTGGACTTGAACAACCACTCACACAGGTCAGGTCACGACACGCACCG GGACCGTGTGATTGGTCTGATGATGACAGCATGTGACCTGTGTTCTGTTACCAAGCAATGGCAAATCACACGACTCACAGCCAACGACATCTATGCTGAGTTCTGGGCCGAG GGAGATGAGATGAAGAAGATTGGGTTGCAGCCGATCCCTATGTTGGACAGAGACAAGAAGGACGAGGTTCCCCAGGGCCAA gtgGGATTCTACAATGCTGTTGCAGTTCCATGTTACACGACACTAGCGGAGCTTTTCCCTCCATCCAGTCCTCTTCTAAGAGCCTGCAA ggAAAACCTGTGCCAGTGGGAGAAGATATCGCGGGGAGAAGTGCAGGACATATTGCCCATCCGGCCTTGTGATTCAGGTCCTGTCAAGGTGGACAACTGA
- the pde10a gene encoding cAMP and cAMP-inhibited cGMP 3',5'-cyclic phosphodiesterase 10A isoform X2: protein MSKKRKSPDDQDFEESPPAGCSDQGLTDEKVKAYLSLHPQMLDDFVLESVSAETLDRWLKRKTSSRPADETSAKNVSRYQDTNMQGVVYELNSYMEQRLDTGGDNKLLLYELCNIIKTATKADGFALYFLGECNNSLCMFTPTGAKDGPPSLIPSGPIAFGTTIAAHVAKTHKTLLVEDIMGDERFPDGTGQDSGIHVHSVLCLPIITAIGDLIAILELQRQWGKEPFNLSHQEVATANLAWASVAIHQVQVCRGLAKQTELNDFLLDVSKTYFDNIVAIDSLLEHIMIYAKNLVNADRCALFQVDHNNKELYSDLFDIGEEKEGKPVFRKTKEIRFSIEKGIAGQVAQTGEVLNIPDAYADPRFNREVDLKTGYTTRNILCMPIVSRGTVIGVVQMVNKLSGSAFTKTDENNFKMFAVFCALALHCANMYHRIRHSECIYRVTMEKLSYHSICTSEEWKTLTQLNLPTPIYKEIEMFHFDISPFEEIWPAVFIYMVHNSCGKTSFELEKLCRFTMSVRKNYRRVPYHNWKHAVTVAHCMYVILQKTSGMFTELEKKGLLIACLCHDLDHRGYSNSYLQKFDHPLAALYSTSTMEQHHFSQTVSILQEGHNIFSNLNSSEYEQVLEIIRKAIIATDLALYFNNHQQLTELLTSSVLDLNNHSHRSGHDTHRDRVIGLMMTACDLCSVTKQWQITRLTANDIYAEFWAEGDEMKKIGLQPIPMLDRDKKDEVPQGQVGFYNAVAVPCYTTLAELFPPSSPLLRACKENLCQWEKISRGEVQDILPIRPCDSGPVKVDN, encoded by the exons aTGAAACATCAGCTAAAAACGTCAGCAGG TACCAGGACACAAATATGCAGGGTGTTGTGTACGAACTCAACAGCTACATGGAGCAGCGCCTGGACACTGGAGGAGACAACAAACTCCTGCTCTATGAGTTGTGCAACATCATCAAAACAG CAACAAAAGCAGATGGATTCGCACTTTACTTCTTGGGAGAATGCAACAAT AGTTTATGTATGTTCACTCCAACGGGTGCCAAGGATGGCCCTCCAAGCCTCATTCCCTCCGGCCCCATCGCATTTGGGACGACCATTGCCGCTCATGTTGCCAAGACTCACAAAACACTGCTAGTAGAGGACATCATGGGG GACGAGCGCTTCCCAGACGGCACAGGGCAGGACTCAGGGATCCATGTTCACTCTGTCTTGTGCCTCCCTATTATCACTGCCATCGGGGATCTCATTGCCATCCTGGAGCTGCAACGGCAGTGGGGCAAGGAGCCCTTCAACCTCAGCCACCAGGAG GTTGCAACTGCTAATTTAGCATGGGCATCAGTTGCCATTCATCAAGTACAG gTGTGCAGAGGCCTCGCCAAACAGACTGAGCTCAATGACTTCCTACTAGATGTGTCAAA AACATACTTTGATAACATTGTGGCAATAGATTCTCTACTTGAACATATTATG ATATATGCAAAAAACCTGGTGAATGCGGACAGGTGCGCACTCTTCCAGGTAGATCACAACAACAAAGAACTATACTCTGACCTGTTCGATATTGGGGAAGAGAAAGAAGGCAAACCTGTCTTTAGGAAAACCAAAGAAATTAG GTTTTCTATAGAGAAGGGAATAGCTGGCCAAGTGGCTCAGACAGGGGAAGTCTTAAATATCCCAGATGCCTATGCAGACCCCCGGTTCAACCG AGAGGTGGACCTCAAAACTGGCTACACCACGCGGAACATCCTGTGCATGCCCATCGTGAGCAGGGGGACCGTTATAGGTGTGGTACAGATGGTGAACAAGCTAAGCGGAAGTGCCTTCACTAAAACAGATGAGAACAACTTTAAGATGTTTGCTGTCTTTTGTGCTCTGGCCTTACACTGTGCAAAT ATGTACCACAGGATCCGGCACTCTGAATGCATTTACAGAGTGACGATGGAAAAGCTGTCTTATCACAGCATCTGCACATCAGAAGAATGGAAGACCCTCACCCAGCTCAACCTCCCTACACCCATTTATAAAGAGATCGAAAT GTTTCATTTTGACATCAGCCCCTTTGAGGAGATCTGGCCTGCTGTCTTTATCTACATGGTTCATAACTCCTGTGGAAAGACCAG CTTTGAGCTGGAGAAGCTGTGTCGGTTCACCATGTCTGTACGGAAGAACTACCGGCGTGTGCCCTACCACAACTGGAAGCATGCAGTGACGGTGGCCCACTGTATGTACGTCATCCTACAGAAAACCTCTGGGATGTTCACAGAGCTAGAG AAGAAAGGTCTGTTGATCGCCTGCCTGTGCCATGATCTGGACCATCGGGGGTACAGCAACTCATACCTGCAGAAGTTTGACCATCCGCTGGCTGCTCTGTACTCCACCTCCACCATGGAGCAACACCACTTCTCTCAGACCGTCTCCATCCTACAG GAAGGGCACAATATTTTCTCCAACCTGAATTCCAGCGAGTACGAGCAGGTGTTGGAGATCATCCGGAAGGCTATCATTGCCACAGACCTCGCCCTGTACTTCAACAACCACCAGCAGCTGACGGAGCTGCTGACCTCGAGTGTGCTGGACTTGAACAACCACTCACACAGGTCAGGTCACGACACGCACCG GGACCGTGTGATTGGTCTGATGATGACAGCATGTGACCTGTGTTCTGTTACCAAGCAATGGCAAATCACACGACTCACAGCCAACGACATCTATGCTGAGTTCTGGGCCGAG GGAGATGAGATGAAGAAGATTGGGTTGCAGCCGATCCCTATGTTGGACAGAGACAAGAAGGACGAGGTTCCCCAGGGCCAA gtgGGATTCTACAATGCTGTTGCAGTTCCATGTTACACGACACTAGCGGAGCTTTTCCCTCCATCCAGTCCTCTTCTAAGAGCCTGCAA ggAAAACCTGTGCCAGTGGGAGAAGATATCGCGGGGAGAAGTGCAGGACATATTGCCCATCCGGCCTTGTGATTCAGGTCCTGTCAAGGTGGACAACTGA
- the pde10a gene encoding cAMP and cAMP-inhibited cGMP 3',5'-cyclic phosphodiesterase 10A isoform X4, translating into MSKKRKSPDDQDFEESPPAGCSDQGLTDEKVKAYLSLHPQMLDDFVLESVSAETLDRWLKRKTSSRPADETSAKNVSRYQDTNMQGVVYELNSYMEQRLDTGGDNKLLLYELCNIIKTATKADGFALYFLGECNNSLCMFTPTGAKDGPPSLIPSGPIAFGTTIAAHVAKTHKTLLVEDIMGDERFPDGTGQDSGIHVHSVLCLPIITAIGDLIAILELQRQWGKEPFNLSHQEVATANLAWASVAIHQVQVCRGLAKQTELNDFLLDVSKTYFDNIVAIDSLLEHIMIYAKNLVNADRCALFQVDHNNKELYSDLFDIGEEKEGKPVFRKTKEIRFSIEKGIAGQVAQTGEVLNIPDAYADPRFNREVDLKTGYTTRNILCMPIVSRGTVIGVVQMVNKLSGSAFTKTDENNFKMFAVFCALALHCANMYHRIRHSECIYRVTMEKLSYHSICTSEEWKTLTQLNLPTPIYKEIEMFHFDISPFEEIWPAVFIYMVHNSCGKTSFELEKLCRFTMSVRKNYRRVPYHNWKHAVTVAHCMYVILQKTSGMFTELEKKGLLIACLCHDLDHRGYSNSYLQKFDHPLAALYSTSTMEQHHFSQTVSILQLEGHNIFSNLNSSEYEQVLEIIRKAIIATDLALYFNNHQQLTELLTSSVLDLNNHSHRDRVIGLMMTACDLCSVTKQWQITRLTANDIYAEFWAEGDEMKKIGLQPIPMLDRDKKDEVPQGQVGFYNAVAVPCYTTLAELFPPSSPLLRACKENLCQWEKISRGEVQDILPIRPCDSGPVKVDN; encoded by the exons aTGAAACATCAGCTAAAAACGTCAGCAGG TACCAGGACACAAATATGCAGGGTGTTGTGTACGAACTCAACAGCTACATGGAGCAGCGCCTGGACACTGGAGGAGACAACAAACTCCTGCTCTATGAGTTGTGCAACATCATCAAAACAG CAACAAAAGCAGATGGATTCGCACTTTACTTCTTGGGAGAATGCAACAAT AGTTTATGTATGTTCACTCCAACGGGTGCCAAGGATGGCCCTCCAAGCCTCATTCCCTCCGGCCCCATCGCATTTGGGACGACCATTGCCGCTCATGTTGCCAAGACTCACAAAACACTGCTAGTAGAGGACATCATGGGG GACGAGCGCTTCCCAGACGGCACAGGGCAGGACTCAGGGATCCATGTTCACTCTGTCTTGTGCCTCCCTATTATCACTGCCATCGGGGATCTCATTGCCATCCTGGAGCTGCAACGGCAGTGGGGCAAGGAGCCCTTCAACCTCAGCCACCAGGAG GTTGCAACTGCTAATTTAGCATGGGCATCAGTTGCCATTCATCAAGTACAG gTGTGCAGAGGCCTCGCCAAACAGACTGAGCTCAATGACTTCCTACTAGATGTGTCAAA AACATACTTTGATAACATTGTGGCAATAGATTCTCTACTTGAACATATTATG ATATATGCAAAAAACCTGGTGAATGCGGACAGGTGCGCACTCTTCCAGGTAGATCACAACAACAAAGAACTATACTCTGACCTGTTCGATATTGGGGAAGAGAAAGAAGGCAAACCTGTCTTTAGGAAAACCAAAGAAATTAG GTTTTCTATAGAGAAGGGAATAGCTGGCCAAGTGGCTCAGACAGGGGAAGTCTTAAATATCCCAGATGCCTATGCAGACCCCCGGTTCAACCG AGAGGTGGACCTCAAAACTGGCTACACCACGCGGAACATCCTGTGCATGCCCATCGTGAGCAGGGGGACCGTTATAGGTGTGGTACAGATGGTGAACAAGCTAAGCGGAAGTGCCTTCACTAAAACAGATGAGAACAACTTTAAGATGTTTGCTGTCTTTTGTGCTCTGGCCTTACACTGTGCAAAT ATGTACCACAGGATCCGGCACTCTGAATGCATTTACAGAGTGACGATGGAAAAGCTGTCTTATCACAGCATCTGCACATCAGAAGAATGGAAGACCCTCACCCAGCTCAACCTCCCTACACCCATTTATAAAGAGATCGAAAT GTTTCATTTTGACATCAGCCCCTTTGAGGAGATCTGGCCTGCTGTCTTTATCTACATGGTTCATAACTCCTGTGGAAAGACCAG CTTTGAGCTGGAGAAGCTGTGTCGGTTCACCATGTCTGTACGGAAGAACTACCGGCGTGTGCCCTACCACAACTGGAAGCATGCAGTGACGGTGGCCCACTGTATGTACGTCATCCTACAGAAAACCTCTGGGATGTTCACAGAGCTAGAG AAGAAAGGTCTGTTGATCGCCTGCCTGTGCCATGATCTGGACCATCGGGGGTACAGCAACTCATACCTGCAGAAGTTTGACCATCCGCTGGCTGCTCTGTACTCCACCTCCACCATGGAGCAACACCACTTCTCTCAGACCGTCTCCATCCTACAG CTGGAAGGGCACAATATTTTCTCCAACCTGAATTCCAGCGAGTACGAGCAGGTGTTGGAGATCATCCGGAAGGCTATCATTGCCACAGACCTCGCCCTGTACTTCAACAACCACCAGCAGCTGACGGAGCTGCTGACCTCGAGTGTGCTGGACTTGAACAACCACTCACACAG GGACCGTGTGATTGGTCTGATGATGACAGCATGTGACCTGTGTTCTGTTACCAAGCAATGGCAAATCACACGACTCACAGCCAACGACATCTATGCTGAGTTCTGGGCCGAG GGAGATGAGATGAAGAAGATTGGGTTGCAGCCGATCCCTATGTTGGACAGAGACAAGAAGGACGAGGTTCCCCAGGGCCAA gtgGGATTCTACAATGCTGTTGCAGTTCCATGTTACACGACACTAGCGGAGCTTTTCCCTCCATCCAGTCCTCTTCTAAGAGCCTGCAA ggAAAACCTGTGCCAGTGGGAGAAGATATCGCGGGGAGAAGTGCAGGACATATTGCCCATCCGGCCTTGTGATTCAGGTCCTGTCAAGGTGGACAACTGA
- the pde10a gene encoding cAMP and cAMP-inhibited cGMP 3',5'-cyclic phosphodiesterase 10A isoform X5 — MEDGPSSTSCFRRLTDCFLGASLTDEKVKAYLSLHPQMLDDFVLESVSAETLDRWLKRKTSSRPADETSAKNVSRYQDTNMQGVVYELNSYMEQRLDTGGDNKLLLYELCNIIKTATKADGFALYFLGECNNSLCMFTPTGAKDGPPSLIPSGPIAFGTTIAAHVAKTHKTLLVEDIMGDERFPDGTGQDSGIHVHSVLCLPIITAIGDLIAILELQRQWGKEPFNLSHQEVATANLAWASVAIHQVQVCRGLAKQTELNDFLLDVSKTYFDNIVAIDSLLEHIMIYAKNLVNADRCALFQVDHNNKELYSDLFDIGEEKEGKPVFRKTKEIRFSIEKGIAGQVAQTGEVLNIPDAYADPRFNREVDLKTGYTTRNILCMPIVSRGTVIGVVQMVNKLSGSAFTKTDENNFKMFAVFCALALHCANMYHRIRHSECIYRVTMEKLSYHSICTSEEWKTLTQLNLPTPIYKEIEMFHFDISPFEEIWPAVFIYMVHNSCGKTSFELEKLCRFTMSVRKNYRRVPYHNWKHAVTVAHCMYVILQKTSGMFTELEKKGLLIACLCHDLDHRGYSNSYLQKFDHPLAALYSTSTMEQHHFSQTVSILQLEGHNIFSNLNSSEYEQVLEIIRKAIIATDLALYFNNHQQLTELLTSSVLDLNNHSHRDRVIGLMMTACDLCSVTKQWQITRLTANDIYAEFWAEGDEMKKIGLQPIPMLDRDKKDEVPQGQVGFYNAVAVPCYTTLAELFPPSSPLLRACKENLCQWEKISRGEVQDILPIRPCDSGPVKVDN; from the exons aTGAAACATCAGCTAAAAACGTCAGCAGG TACCAGGACACAAATATGCAGGGTGTTGTGTACGAACTCAACAGCTACATGGAGCAGCGCCTGGACACTGGAGGAGACAACAAACTCCTGCTCTATGAGTTGTGCAACATCATCAAAACAG CAACAAAAGCAGATGGATTCGCACTTTACTTCTTGGGAGAATGCAACAAT AGTTTATGTATGTTCACTCCAACGGGTGCCAAGGATGGCCCTCCAAGCCTCATTCCCTCCGGCCCCATCGCATTTGGGACGACCATTGCCGCTCATGTTGCCAAGACTCACAAAACACTGCTAGTAGAGGACATCATGGGG GACGAGCGCTTCCCAGACGGCACAGGGCAGGACTCAGGGATCCATGTTCACTCTGTCTTGTGCCTCCCTATTATCACTGCCATCGGGGATCTCATTGCCATCCTGGAGCTGCAACGGCAGTGGGGCAAGGAGCCCTTCAACCTCAGCCACCAGGAG GTTGCAACTGCTAATTTAGCATGGGCATCAGTTGCCATTCATCAAGTACAG gTGTGCAGAGGCCTCGCCAAACAGACTGAGCTCAATGACTTCCTACTAGATGTGTCAAA AACATACTTTGATAACATTGTGGCAATAGATTCTCTACTTGAACATATTATG ATATATGCAAAAAACCTGGTGAATGCGGACAGGTGCGCACTCTTCCAGGTAGATCACAACAACAAAGAACTATACTCTGACCTGTTCGATATTGGGGAAGAGAAAGAAGGCAAACCTGTCTTTAGGAAAACCAAAGAAATTAG GTTTTCTATAGAGAAGGGAATAGCTGGCCAAGTGGCTCAGACAGGGGAAGTCTTAAATATCCCAGATGCCTATGCAGACCCCCGGTTCAACCG AGAGGTGGACCTCAAAACTGGCTACACCACGCGGAACATCCTGTGCATGCCCATCGTGAGCAGGGGGACCGTTATAGGTGTGGTACAGATGGTGAACAAGCTAAGCGGAAGTGCCTTCACTAAAACAGATGAGAACAACTTTAAGATGTTTGCTGTCTTTTGTGCTCTGGCCTTACACTGTGCAAAT ATGTACCACAGGATCCGGCACTCTGAATGCATTTACAGAGTGACGATGGAAAAGCTGTCTTATCACAGCATCTGCACATCAGAAGAATGGAAGACCCTCACCCAGCTCAACCTCCCTACACCCATTTATAAAGAGATCGAAAT GTTTCATTTTGACATCAGCCCCTTTGAGGAGATCTGGCCTGCTGTCTTTATCTACATGGTTCATAACTCCTGTGGAAAGACCAG CTTTGAGCTGGAGAAGCTGTGTCGGTTCACCATGTCTGTACGGAAGAACTACCGGCGTGTGCCCTACCACAACTGGAAGCATGCAGTGACGGTGGCCCACTGTATGTACGTCATCCTACAGAAAACCTCTGGGATGTTCACAGAGCTAGAG AAGAAAGGTCTGTTGATCGCCTGCCTGTGCCATGATCTGGACCATCGGGGGTACAGCAACTCATACCTGCAGAAGTTTGACCATCCGCTGGCTGCTCTGTACTCCACCTCCACCATGGAGCAACACCACTTCTCTCAGACCGTCTCCATCCTACAG CTGGAAGGGCACAATATTTTCTCCAACCTGAATTCCAGCGAGTACGAGCAGGTGTTGGAGATCATCCGGAAGGCTATCATTGCCACAGACCTCGCCCTGTACTTCAACAACCACCAGCAGCTGACGGAGCTGCTGACCTCGAGTGTGCTGGACTTGAACAACCACTCACACAG GGACCGTGTGATTGGTCTGATGATGACAGCATGTGACCTGTGTTCTGTTACCAAGCAATGGCAAATCACACGACTCACAGCCAACGACATCTATGCTGAGTTCTGGGCCGAG GGAGATGAGATGAAGAAGATTGGGTTGCAGCCGATCCCTATGTTGGACAGAGACAAGAAGGACGAGGTTCCCCAGGGCCAA gtgGGATTCTACAATGCTGTTGCAGTTCCATGTTACACGACACTAGCGGAGCTTTTCCCTCCATCCAGTCCTCTTCTAAGAGCCTGCAA ggAAAACCTGTGCCAGTGGGAGAAGATATCGCGGGGAGAAGTGCAGGACATATTGCCCATCCGGCCTTGTGATTCAGGTCCTGTCAAGGTGGACAACTGA